Genomic DNA from Arthrobacter sp. B1I2:
TGAAGCCCGGGCCTACCTGGACCACGACGTGCTGGGCCCGCGGCTGCTGGAGTGCGCGGTGGTCCTTGCAAACCACGCCGACCAGTCGGCCGAGGACATTTTTGGCGGCATCGACGCAAAGAAACTCCGCTCCTGCATGACACTGTTTCTCCGGGCGGCACCCGGAGAAACAGTGTTCAAGACAGTCCTGGCCCAGTTCTTTAACGGCGAGCCCGACCCTGCCACCGACGAACTCCTGGCGGGCCAGGATGAAGCGGGCTGACCTCCGGGCGCGCCGGGGGCCAGCCGCTTGCCGCGTGGGGACAGCTAGGGCGTAGGGCTGCCGCCGTTGACGTTCAGCGTTTCGCCCACCACGTAGCTTGACTCCGGGGACGCCAGGAAGACGTAGGCGGGGGCCAGTTCGGCGGGCTGGCCTGCCCGGCCCAGCGGGGTGGACTGGCCGAACTCCGGCAGTTGCTCCTTTGGCTGGCCGCTGCTGACCTGCAAGGGCGTCCAAATGGGGCCGGGAGCCACGGCGTTCACCCGGATACCCTTGGGCGCCAGCTGCTGGGCCAGGCCCTTGGTGAAGTTGTTGATGCTGGCCTTGGTGGTGGCGTAGTCCACCAGGGTGGGGGACGGGTTGTAGGCCTGGATGGACGTGGTGTTAATGATGGTCGAGCCCGGGGGCATATGCGGCACGGCGGCCTTGGTCACCCAGAACATCGCGTAGACGTTCGTCTTCAGGGTGTGGTCGAACTGCTCGTCGGTGATGTCCTGCAGGTCTTCCTGGGCCACCTGTTTCCCGGCGTTGTTGACCAGGATGTCCACTCCGCCCAGGACGGCAACCGCCGTGTCCACCAGGTCCCGGCATACTGCGGAGTCCTTGAGGTCACCCGGCACCTTGACCGCCTTGCGGCCTGCCGCTTCAATGATCCCGGCGATGCGCGAGGCGTCCTCTTCTTCCTGCGGCAGGTAGGAAAGGACGACGTCGGCGCCTTCCCTTGCAAAGGCAATCGCCGTTGCAGCTCCAATGCCGGAGTCCGCACCGGTGACAATCGCCCGGCGGCCTTCCAGCCTGCCGGTGCCGCGGTAGGTTTCTTCGCCCAGGTCAGCCTTGGGCTCCAGTTCGGCGTCAAGCCCCGGCTCGGGCTGGTGCTGTTTGGGCGGGGAAATCTGTTCGTAGGCAGTCACGGGATTACGGAAGGTGTACTGGTCAGTCATGGTGGTCCTCCTGTTCGTGCGGACACGGGCTGGTTCGTCGCCCCGGATAGTGAAGCAAACTGCGATCGCGCCAATTAGGGCAGTAAAGCCATATTTACAGCAAAAAGGTAAGCATGCTTACGGTTATTAGCCTAGGCAATGACTGCGAGTTCTGCCAAGCGCCTGGCGGGGTCAGTCGCGGTGGACCTCAACCAGCCTGACCTCCGCGAGCCGGCCGGCGTCGACCACCGCCTCCATGAAGGTGCACGCCGGCTTGCGGCGCCGGTCCGTGGGGGACCCCGGGTTCAGCAGCCGCAGCCCGTTCGGCGTCACCGTGTCCCAGGGGATATGGCTGTGACCGAACACCAGGACATCGGCGTCGGGGTACATCACGTCGCACCGCAGTTCGCGGCCCTTGGCCTGCCCGGTCTCGTGGACCATGGCAAAGCGCACACCGTCAAGGGCCACCGTGGCCGTTTCGGGCAGGCGCCGGCGCAGTTCCGGGCTGTCATTGTTGCCGTGGACGCCCAGGAGCCGCTTGCTCCGGCGCTCGAATTCGTCCAGCAGTCCCGCCTCCACCCAGTCGCCGGCGTGGAACACCACGTCGGCATCGTCGACGGCGCGCCACACCTGGGCGGGCAGGCTCCCGGCGCGTTTGGGCACGTGGGTATCGGCAACCAGGACAAGGTTCAAGGGCATACCGGGCATCCTGCCATAGGGCCCTGTTCCGGTGTAGCCGTGGGCCGTAATCTGGGGGCTCGGAGGTGATTGCCATGGAGGCAGCCCAAGGCGACCGGATCGTCGTACGCGGCAGGACCGTGGGGTCTTCGGACCGGCACGGCGTGATTCTGGAAGTTCGCGGCCAGGGCGGAAGCCCGCCCTACCTTGTCCGCTTCGACGACGGGCACGAAACCGTCATGTATCCCGGCGGTGATTTCGCCGTCGACCACGGACCCAGGACCTGACGGCCCGGCGGGAATGCCCCCCGCCGCTTCACCTGCCGGCGCTTCACCTGTCAGACTGGGGCAATGGATTTCTTTCCGTCCGCCAGCACGTCCTCCACTCCGCCGCCACGCACCGGTCCCCGGGACCCGGGCGACGCCTGGGTGGAAGGGGAGCGCGGCCGGTACTGGGGCAGGTTCGGCGCGGCCGGCGTCCTGGCCTACGACCCCGCCAAGGGCGTGCTGCTGCAGCACCGCGCCGTGTGGAGCCACAACGGCGGAACGTGGGGGCTGCCCGGCGGGGCACTCCATGAGGGCGAGGAACCAATTGACGGCGCGCTCCGCGAAGCCCACGAGGAGGCTGCCGTCCCGCCGGAAAGCGTGGAAGTGCTGTTCACCTCGGTCCTGGACCACGGCTACTGGTCCTACACCACCGTGGTAGTGCGCGTGCGCGAATCCTTCGAGCCTGTCATCAGCGATCCTGAAAGCATCGCGCTGCTCTGGATTCCGGTGGCTGAGGTGGACTCCCTGGAGCTCCACCCGGGGTTCGCGGCATCCTGGCCGGACCTGGTGGCACGGCTGGACACCGACGAGCCCTGGTAAGCCGGCCCTTGTTTTGAACTGCTCCCTGAAAAGTGGACTGAAGAATCAGTTCGTACTTCCGGGGAGCAGTTCCATGCAGGACAGCAGCCAGTGCGCGTCGCAATTCAAGGTATGTCCGGCGCGGAATTAGGTACCCCCTACTGGTGCTGCCGGCATGTGCACGCCGGATGCTCCAAGCTACGGCGAAGTCGAGGATGCTGAATTGCTGGGCAGGTGACCGGGCAACCCACCGTAGTAGCTCTGATGTGTCGCGTTTCCGGGGCACGTCCCGTTGGCTGAACATGAATCCGTGCAACGAAGCAAGGTTGGTGAGCCAGTTGTCTATTCCTCTCGTGTCACCGGGTGCAACATCAAGACCAGGCGCACTGCCGGGCAGAGTTCCGGCAGGGGCCCGGATCCCGGCCATGCTCCGGCGGCCCAATCAGGAGACACCATGATCGGTGTGGTGGATGCCCCCGGCCGCAACGAGGGACGCGTGAGGCCCCGCGATGTGGGGTTCGCGCTGGCAGGTCTCGTGTCGTTGGTGCTCACTGTAGCGGCGGCCTCCACCGTGGCCGTCCCCGTGAACAGCGACCTCGGCCACGTCGCCGTACTGCCCTACCCGTACTGGATAGGGCTCGTGCTACTTAATATCACCTTCGTCGTGGCGCTGCGGGGGAATGCGGGGAGCCCGGTGAGCCGCGCAGTCATGGCGTGGCTCCTCGGGGTGCTCGTGGTGGAGCTATTTGGGACCGCGGCGTTTGTAACCGACATACCCCGGGGCGAAGTAGCGTTCGGACACCTTGGAATCGCCGACGCTCTGTCGAGCACACAGGTAGTAGATCCGAAAATTGATGCGTACTTCAATTGGCCGGGCTTCTTTGCCCTCCTGGCCACGGTAATCAAGGCAACCGGTCTCGAACCGGTGAGCATAGCCCTGTGGGCTCCGGTGCTTAACGTGGGGTTGTGGCTCGCCGCCCTGGGGGTGCTTACGCGATCCTTGACCGCTGATCCGCGGCGGCGCTGGCTTGTGCTGTGGCTTTTCTGTCTCGGTAACTGGCAGGACCAGGACTACCTCTCCCCCCAGGCTTTCGCCTTCTTCCTGTACCTCGTTGTGATCGCCCTGCTCGTCGGCCCGTTGGCCGCGCACCCCGGCACCTTCGGCGGCTTCCGGCCCGCCGATCTGGCGGTTTGGTGGCGAGGGCGGTCGCCCCGGGAGTGCCGGCCAGGGCACCGGGTGGGCGCGTTCGTGGTCGCCCTCCTGCTTGTCGCGGTTATCTGCGCAAGCCACCAGTTGACGCCCTTCGTAATGCTCATTGCCATGACCGCGCTCAACCTGAGCGGGCGTGTCTGGACCAGCAGGCTGCCCCTGATCACCGCTGTGGTGCTTGTGCTCTGGCTGATTTACCCGGCAAGTGCATACCTCACCGGACACCCGCCCCTCGAGGACGCCGGATTCCAAGGTGCGGTTGCGGCTAATGTCCTTGACCGCGTCACTGGGACCCCGGGTCACTCGCTCGTGGTGCAGGTTCGAATGATCCTGACCCTCGTACTGTGGGGCCTCGCCGCGGCAGGGGCGGTACGCGACTGGCGCAAAAAGCGCCTCGACGTCCGCGTGGTTCTCCTTGCAGTCACCCCACTGTTGGTCTTCCCGATGCAGTCATACGGCGGAGAAATGCTCATCCGCGTTTCGCTGTTCGCGCTGCCCTTCATCGCCCTGCAGGCGTCCTCGATCCTCCTGGCAAAGGACGGCAGCACACGCCTTCCGTTCCTGGCCGTGTTGGGCCTCGTGCCCACTTTCTTGTTGCTGTCCGTGCTGGTCGCGACCAGCAGGTTCGGAAACACAAAATTCGACATATTCACCGACAATGAGACGGCCGCCGTCGCCGAAGTCGAGCGCCTCGCACCTCACGGAGCAGCAATCATTTCCGCTGCCCATCCCACACCATGGCGAAGCGACGCCTACCTGGAGCACCGGTACCGGACCATGGACGAGTTGTGCCGACGAGACCTGTCAGCAGCGACCTGCGGCCCAGTCTTCTACAACTACGGCCGGCATAACCCTGCCGGTGCCTTCGTGCTGCTCATGCGATCAACAGAGGCAAGCCTCGAGCTCCAAGGGCAGAGCACCGAACGGAACTCCACCGAACTGGAAGACTGGCTTAGGGCCCAAGACGGCGTAGAGCTCGTATTCAGCAACACCGACGCGCGTATCTACCGGTTGCCGCCGCCATAAGCAGGAGAAACACTCTTGTCTGCGGGCTAGTAGCCTTCGCCGTACTCTGCGGTCACCAGGATGGGCAGGTGGTCCGAATTTCCGCGCGGCAGCGTTTCCACGCTGGCAATGTCCAGGCCCAGTGACGTAGCGAAGTCGAAATGGCCCTTGAACACCTTGTACCGCGTGTATGTGCGCCTGTTGCTAAGTGAGAGGGCGTAGCCGGAGTTCTTCATGTGCATGTCCAGGTTCTTGGTGAAGAACGGGTAGTTGAAGTCGCCCACCATCAGGGTCATCAGGCCACTGCCCATGCTCAGCAGTTCGGCGTGGGCTGCGTGGATCTGCTTCCTCCGCAGCGAGTTCGACGCCGTCAGCGGGGCTGCGTGGAACGAGCCGATTACCAGCTCGTGCTGGGTTTCGTTGTCCATGAGCCGGGTGCCGATGAGCCGCTCATGGGCCGGGGCCAGGACCCGGTCATGCATCGATTTCTTCAAGGCGAAGGACTGCGTGTCCAGTGCCGTAAACCGGCTGGTGCGGTAGTAGATGGCCAGCCCCAGCCGGTTGCCCTTGGTGGCATCAGCCAAATGCAGGGGGCCCAGGGTCTCCGGAAGGTCGCTTGAATCCACTTCCTGGAGGCACAGCGCATCGATGTCATGGTTCCGTGCCAGCGCGAGAAGCTCGCCACTGGCTGTGTGTTTGCGGAGGTTGTAGCTGATGACGCGCATGAAACACCTCTTTTTGAGGGTTGCTGACAGGACCAGTTCCTGAGTCTAGTCCGATTGCCACCTGCACCCGCCAACATTTCGTTGCCTGCCGCAGCGCGCCGCCCTCCGCGCCGGGAGATAGAGTTAGTGCCAATTCACTGAGATTCCGTAAGGGGCCAGCCTTGACTGCAGACCTGCCCGAACTTGCCGGGGGCAACTTCTACTACATGGACCTTGGCGGCGGCCGGTTCCGGTCCACCATCCACGCCCAGGGTGCCTGGAACGCCCACGAACAGCACATGGCTCCCGCCTCCGGGCTGATGGCAGATGTCCTGGAACGGCACCAGCCGCGGGAGGACATGCGAATGGCCCGGATCAGCTACGAGATCCTCGGTCTGATCCCGGGCGGCGAGTTCCGGATTGACACCACAACGCTGCGGCCCGGCAGGACCATCGAGCTGGTGCAGGCCGAACTGGTGGCCGGAAGCCGGACCGCGATCCGTGCCACCGGGTGGCGAATGCTGACCAGTGACACCGGTGAGGTGGCCGCCGTCGAGGACGCCGCGATACCCGGCCCGGACGAATGCAAGCCCTATGATGGCTCCGCCGTCTGGCCGGGAGGCTACATCCGGTCCCTTGAAATGAGGGTGGCCGAAGGGCACCGGCCGGGTGCCGGGAAAGTATGGCTCCGCACCGACCACCCCCTGACCGACCGCGCGGACAGCGGGGACTTCGCGCGGCTCATGGGGCTGGTGGATACCGCCAACGGCATCGCTGCCCGGGTGCCCCCGGGCAAGGACAGCTATGCGTTCCCCAACCTTGACCTGCAGATCCACATGTACCGGCGCCCCGAAGGGGAGTGGCTGGGACTGGACAATGCTGTGTCGTTCGGCCGTGACGGGATCGGGCTCACGTCCACCGTGCTGCACGACCGGCAGGGCCCGTTCGGCCGCGCTGAACAGATCCTGACACTGCGCAGGACTTGACCGGAACTGCAGTGCACAGATCACGGACGGCAGCTCCTGGTTGTCTGCCGGGTATGGTGCGCGGCATGTATCGCTGACTATCGTTGTATATCGTTCGCGATCGACAAAGGAGTTCAACATGCGTGCTTCATACCCTGCAGGCGGATTCGGCGGGAACAATCTGGACGGCATGTGGCAGGCCGTCGAGGAGTTGCGCTCCCGGTTCGAGAAGCGGGTGGGAACCCGTGCCGGGAAAGGCGAGGTGCGGGCAGCGGTGCTTGCCCTCCTCGCGGAGCGGCCCATGCACGGCTACCAGATCATCCGCGAGATCGAGGAACGCAGCGGCG
This window encodes:
- a CDS encoding DUF1810 domain-containing protein; translation: MNEPFDLERFVAAQNTGGTYEQALGELQVGRKAGHWMWFIFPQVAGLGRSAMSRKYAISSLAEARAYLDHDVLGPRLLECAVVLANHADQSAEDIFGGIDAKKLRSCMTLFLRAAPGETVFKTVLAQFFNGEPDPATDELLAGQDEAG
- a CDS encoding metallophosphoesterase family protein, which gives rise to MPLNLVLVADTHVPKRAGSLPAQVWRAVDDADVVFHAGDWVEAGLLDEFERRSKRLLGVHGNNDSPELRRRLPETATVALDGVRFAMVHETGQAKGRELRCDVMYPDADVLVFGHSHIPWDTVTPNGLRLLNPGSPTDRRRKPACTFMEAVVDAGRLAEVRLVEVHRD
- a CDS encoding DUF1918 domain-containing protein, whose translation is MEAAQGDRIVVRGRTVGSSDRHGVILEVRGQGGSPPYLVRFDDGHETVMYPGGDFAVDHGPRT
- a CDS encoding thioesterase family protein encodes the protein MTADLPELAGGNFYYMDLGGGRFRSTIHAQGAWNAHEQHMAPASGLMADVLERHQPREDMRMARISYEILGLIPGGEFRIDTTTLRPGRTIELVQAELVAGSRTAIRATGWRMLTSDTGEVAAVEDAAIPGPDECKPYDGSAVWPGGYIRSLEMRVAEGHRPGAGKVWLRTDHPLTDRADSGDFARLMGLVDTANGIAARVPPGKDSYAFPNLDLQIHMYRRPEGEWLGLDNAVSFGRDGIGLTSTVLHDRQGPFGRAEQILTLRRT
- a CDS encoding glucose 1-dehydrogenase, which gives rise to MTDQYTFRNPVTAYEQISPPKQHQPEPGLDAELEPKADLGEETYRGTGRLEGRRAIVTGADSGIGAATAIAFAREGADVVLSYLPQEEEDASRIAGIIEAAGRKAVKVPGDLKDSAVCRDLVDTAVAVLGGVDILVNNAGKQVAQEDLQDITDEQFDHTLKTNVYAMFWVTKAAVPHMPPGSTIINTTSIQAYNPSPTLVDYATTKASINNFTKGLAQQLAPKGIRVNAVAPGPIWTPLQVSSGQPKEQLPEFGQSTPLGRAGQPAELAPAYVFLASPESSYVVGETLNVNGGSPTP
- a CDS encoding glycosyltransferase, translated to MIGVVDAPGRNEGRVRPRDVGFALAGLVSLVLTVAAASTVAVPVNSDLGHVAVLPYPYWIGLVLLNITFVVALRGNAGSPVSRAVMAWLLGVLVVELFGTAAFVTDIPRGEVAFGHLGIADALSSTQVVDPKIDAYFNWPGFFALLATVIKATGLEPVSIALWAPVLNVGLWLAALGVLTRSLTADPRRRWLVLWLFCLGNWQDQDYLSPQAFAFFLYLVVIALLVGPLAAHPGTFGGFRPADLAVWWRGRSPRECRPGHRVGAFVVALLLVAVICASHQLTPFVMLIAMTALNLSGRVWTSRLPLITAVVLVLWLIYPASAYLTGHPPLEDAGFQGAVAANVLDRVTGTPGHSLVVQVRMILTLVLWGLAAAGAVRDWRKKRLDVRVVLLAVTPLLVFPMQSYGGEMLIRVSLFALPFIALQASSILLAKDGSTRLPFLAVLGLVPTFLLLSVLVATSRFGNTKFDIFTDNETAAVAEVERLAPHGAAIISAAHPTPWRSDAYLEHRYRTMDELCRRDLSAATCGPVFYNYGRHNPAGAFVLLMRSTEASLELQGQSTERNSTELEDWLRAQDGVELVFSNTDARIYRLPPP
- a CDS encoding NUDIX domain-containing protein; protein product: MDFFPSASTSSTPPPRTGPRDPGDAWVEGERGRYWGRFGAAGVLAYDPAKGVLLQHRAVWSHNGGTWGLPGGALHEGEEPIDGALREAHEEAAVPPESVEVLFTSVLDHGYWSYTTVVVRVRESFEPVISDPESIALLWIPVAEVDSLELHPGFAASWPDLVARLDTDEPW
- a CDS encoding endonuclease/exonuclease/phosphatase family protein; this encodes MRVISYNLRKHTASGELLALARNHDIDALCLQEVDSSDLPETLGPLHLADATKGNRLGLAIYYRTSRFTALDTQSFALKKSMHDRVLAPAHERLIGTRLMDNETQHELVIGSFHAAPLTASNSLRRKQIHAAHAELLSMGSGLMTLMVGDFNYPFFTKNLDMHMKNSGYALSLSNRRTYTRYKVFKGHFDFATSLGLDIASVETLPRGNSDHLPILVTAEYGEGY